In Zea mays cultivar B73 chromosome 7, Zm-B73-REFERENCE-NAM-5.0, whole genome shotgun sequence, the following proteins share a genomic window:
- the LOC103632101 gene encoding splicing factor 3B subunit 3 isoform X2, with protein sequence MKPSTAGDASAAAAASSSGPSTSASTSASTSTADATHYIAKRVLRGSAVLHVAEGCFRSPDSADVVLAKETSLELVAVGDDGVLQSICEQDIFGIIKDIGVLQWHSRHNGLIPQIECKDLLVVLSDSGKLSLLYFCSEMHRFFAIANIELSKPGNLRHHLGRILAIDRESNFVAVSSYEDKFALIHVSVSQSGSGSGIISEKKYFYPPENEDDARIITSSRTSIRGTIWTMRFISVPQDEEYYPVLAMIINRKGSDVNDLSLFGYDSSSCVINHLSSYSEIGPLVLDVSEIPETFGFALLLRVGDALLLDLRNPTNVCCIQRVSLTTNLIGEPITVEDPCPGLDVDDDVAACALLELRDSGNNIMKDDGYMDIDGVDSRSNVKPRIVCSWSWEPPDPVRRGCARLLFCLDDGEFHILEFTLDVEGAKLYTFEYIDRTLPCRPLFWMKNRMIIGFVEMGDGMIFKLGHRRLLHKSTIQNVAPILDLAIADYHGEKQDQMFACCGMSPEGSLRVLRNGVNVDRLLKTEAIYQGVTGLWTLRMKATDAYHSFLVLSFVEETRILSVGLSFNDISDAVGFQPDVCTLACGLVADNLLVQIYSKGVKVCLPTVYAHPEGAPLTSPICTDWYPAITISVGAVGHNIVVVATSNPCCLYVLGVRSSSSYQYELYATHHVQLQYEVSCISIPQEDCIHDNVSFSCGEGDDICKNPPPKVNVCKFAVIGTHRPSVEIISLEPGEALRVLTIGTVSVNNALGAPMSGCIPENVRFVAAERFYILAGLRNGMLLRFESETRDYLPGFLYKDSSIPSVNTFLQLISIRRIGITPVLLVPIHDSANADIIVLSDRPWLLHAARHSLAYSSISFLSASHVTPVSSVDCPNGLLFVAESCLHLVELVHGKRLNAQKFSIGGTPRKVLYHNESRTLLVLRTGLNGASSSSDVVQVDPQNGVLLSRYKCEPGETAKCMQIAKIGNDQVLIVGTTKSAGRPMMSNGEAESIKGRLIVLSLEAVESPRESSSFIPTFSFNPSSHSGSPFHEIVGYTTEEFSSNSMCSSPDEFSCNQIQAEQMTGQLRSLTQYILNGAVLALCPYLDRYVLAAAGNMIYVFGFTNENPHRIKKCAVGRTRFTITCLKTFASRIAVGDCRDGVLFYSYNESHRKLELVYSDPAHRLVGDIALLNCETAVVSDRRGSISVLSCTRLEVSESPQKNLAVNCSFYMGETAMSIQKAAFRYRLPIDDDTDPVLETVYNCIVASTMLGSLFVMIPLSSEEHQLLQDVQEKLSVHPLTAPVLGNDHAEFRQRGTPSVVPPILDGDMLVQFLELTGEQQQAILTHALPGKGQHRPLSVFQVLQTLERVHYALN encoded by the exons ATGAAGCCATCCACCGCCGGCGACGcctctgcggcggcggcggcgtcctcTTCGGGGCCCTCTACCTCCGCGTCGACATCCGCGTCCACGTCTACCGCGGACGCCACCCACTACATCGCCAAGCGGGTGCTCCGGGGAAGCGCCGTGCTCCACGTCGCCGAGGGCTGCTTCCGCTCGCCCGACTCCGCGGACGTCGTCCTCGCCAAG GAAACTTCACTGGAGTTGGTTGCTGTTGGTGATGATGGTGTTTTACAGTCAATATGTGAACAAGACATTTTTGGGATTATAAAAGATATTGGTGTATTGCAATGGCACTCTAGACATAATGGTTTAATTCCACAG ATAGAATGCAAAGATCTTCTGGTTGTCCTTTCAGATTCTGGAAAGCTTTCTCTTCTTTACTTTTGTTCTGAGATGCACAG GTTCTTCGCAATTGCCAATATTGAGTTATCGAAACCAGGAAATCTGAGGCATCATCTGGGAAGAATTTTAGCGATAGATCGAGA ATCTAATTTCGTTGCTGTCAGTTCATATGAGGATAAGTTTGCCCTTATACATGTTTCTGTTTCCCAGAGTGGTTCTGGCAGCGGTATTATTTCTGAGAAG AAATATTTTTATCCACCAGAAAATGAAGATGACGCAAGGATCATAACTTCGTCTAGGACCAGCATCCGTGGTACAATTTGGACAATGCGCTTCATATCTGTGCCCCAAGATGAAGAATACTATCCAGTTCTGGCAATGATAATTAACAG GAAAGGCTCTGATGTGAATGACTTGTCGTTATTTGGATATGACTCCAGCAGCTGTGTTATCAACCACCTCTCTAGTTATTCAGAAATTGGACCTTTGGTACTTGACGTATCAGAAATTCCTGAAACGTTTGGCTTTGCACTTCTGTTGCGTGTTGGTGATGCTTTATTGTTGGATCTTAGAAATCCAACAAATGTCTGCTGTATCCAAAGAGTCAGCTTGACGACTAACCTGATTGGAGAGCCAATCACTGTTGAAGATCCCTGTCCAGGAttagatgttgatgatgatgtggCTGCTTGTGCTTTGCTAGAATTGAGAGATTCTGGTAATAACATAATGAAGGATGATGGTTATATGGACATTGATGGTGTTGACAGCAGAAGTAATGTGAAACCAAGGATCGTTTGCTCGTGGAGCTGGGAGCCACCTGACCCTGTCAGGCGAGGATGTGCAAGGCTTCTATTTTGTTTGGATGATGGAGAATTTCATATTTTGGAATTTACTTTGGATGTTGAAGGGGCGAAGCTGTACACATTTGAATATATTGATAGGACTTTGCCTTGTAGACCTCTTTTTTGGATGAAAAACAGAATGATAATAGGGTTTGTAGAGATGGGGGACGGCATGATTTTTAAACTTGGTCACCGCAGGTTGCTTCATAAAAGCACTATTCAGAATGTAGCACCAATATTGGATCTAGCAATTGCTGATTACCATGGTGAGAAACAGGACCAGATGTTTGCATGTTGTGGAATGTCCCCTGAGGGCTCTCTTCGAGTTTTAAGGAATGGTGTCAATGTGGACAGACTTCTGAAAACTGAAGCTATTTACCAGGGTGTCACTGGTTTGTGGACTTTGAGAATGAAGGCAACTGATGCCTACCATTCTTTTCTTGTGTTGTCATTTGTGGAGGAAACCAGAATACTGTCAGTAGGACTAAGTTTTAATGACATCAGTGATGCCGTGGGATTCCAGCCTGATGTTTGCACTTTAGCATGTGGTTTGGTGGCTGATAATCTGCTAGTTCAAATTTACAGCAAAGGTGTTAAGGTCTGTTTGCCTACAGTATACGCTCACCCTGAAGGTGCCCCTTTAACTTCTCCAATTTGCACTGACTGGTATCCTGCTATCACTATCAGTGTTGGTGCTGTAGGACATAATATTGTTGTTGTTGCTACATCTAATCCTTGTTGCTTATATGTCCTTGGTGTTAGATCATCATCTTCTTACCAGTACGAGTTGTATGCAACACATCATGTGCAATTGCAGTATGAAGTATCATGCATATCAATCCCACAAGAGGATTGTATACATGATAATGTATCTTTCAGCTGTGGAGAGGGTGATGACATTTGTAAGAACCCCCCTCCTAAAGTTAATGTTTGCAAGTTTGCTGTTATTGGAACTCATAGACCTTCAGTGGAAATCATCTCCTTGGAACCTGGAGAAGCATTAAGGGTATTAACTATTGGGACTGTATCTGTGAATAATGCACTTGGCGCACCTATGAGTGGTTGTATACCTGAAAATGTCAGGTTTGTTGCGGCTGAGAGGTTTTACATTCTTGCAGGCTTGAGAAACGGAATGCTACTCAGATTTGAGTCAGAAACACGTGATTATCTCCCTGGTTTTCTCTACAAGGACTCTTCTATTCCTTCTGTTAATACATTCCTTCAGTTGATTTCGATACGGCGTATTGGAATTACTCCTGTACTGTTAGTGCCAATACATGATTCAGCTAATGCTGACATCATTGTTCTCAGTGATAGACCTTGGCTATTACATGCAGCAAGACATAGCCTGGCATATTCGTCCATTTCATTTCTTTCTGCTTCTCATGTCACACCTGTTTCATCTGTTGATTGCCCCAATGGTCTACTGTTTGTTGCTGAGAGCTGTTTGCATTTG GTTGAACTGGTTCATGGGAAGCGATTGAATGCACAAAAGTTTTCAATTGGAGGGACTCCAAGGAAAGTGCTATACCATAATGAAAGCAGAACACTGTTGGTACTGAGAACTGGGCTAAATGGTGCATCGTCTTCTTCAGATGTTGTACAAGTAGATCCACAAAATGGGGTATTACTTTCCAGATATAAATGTGAACCTGGCGAAACAGCGAAATGCATGCAAATTGCAAAAATAGGAAATGATCAAGTTTTAATTGTTGGGACCACTAAGTCTGCTGGACGGCCGATGATGTCAAATGGTGAAGCAGAAAG CATCAAGGGACGCCTGATTGTTTTAAGCTTGGAGGCCGTTGAAAGTCCTCGTGAGAGCAGTTCGTTTATTCCAACTTTTAGTTTTAATCCCTCTTCACATTCTGGTTCTCCTTTCCACGAGATTGTTGGATATACAACTGAGGAATTTTCTAGTAACAGCATGTGCAGCAGTCCTGATGAGTTTAGCTGCAACCAGATCCAAGCTGAACAAATGACAGGGCAATTGAGATCATTGACTCAATATATATTGAATGGCGCAGTTCTTGCTCTGTGTCCCTATCTAGATCGTTATGTGTTGGCAGCTGCTGGTAATATG ATTTATGTATTTGGTTTCACAAATGAAAATCCCCACAGAATAAAAAAGTGTGCTGTTGGTAGGACACGATTTACAATAACTTGCCTGAAGACATTTGCATCACGAATTGCTGTTGGTGATTGTCGTGATGGTGTTCTCTTCTATTCTTATAATGAG AGTCATAGGAAGTTGGAATTGGTCTATTCTGATCCTGCTCATAGATTGGTGGGTGATATTGCTCTTTTAAATTGTGAAACTGCTGTGGTATCAGATCGACGTGGGAGCATATCTGTATTATCATGCACCAGATTGGAAG TTTCAGAAAGTCCACAGAAGAACTTAGCCGTGAATTGTTCATTTTATATGGGTGAAACAGCCATGAGCATTCAGAAG GCTGCATTCAGGTATCGGCTTCCAATTGATGATGATACTGACCCGGTGCTTGAGACAGTTTACAACTGTATCGTGGCAAGTACCATGTTGGGGAGTCTCTTTGTTATGATTCCACTTTCAAG